In one Brassica oleracea var. oleracea cultivar TO1000 chromosome C9, BOL, whole genome shotgun sequence genomic region, the following are encoded:
- the LOC106316470 gene encoding uncharacterized protein LOC106316470 isoform X6, with amino-acid sequence MSLILSVFFFCSCYRKLVRKKVVIDKAKNTRGMTLPKLCPSVCKVVVVTREQELVLCRGDVTNLSPSRLTRMLQSLLECQVQPLKTLRQSCLNTAEA; translated from the exons ATGTCTCTTATTCTCTCTGTGTTTTTTTTTTGTTCTTGTTACAGGAAGCTTGTTCGTAAAAAAGTGGTCATTGATAAGGCGAA AAATACAAGAGGGATGACTCTGCCAAAACTATGTCCTAGCGTTTGCAAG GTGGTGGTCGTGACTCGTGAGCAAGAGCTGGTGTTGTGCAGAGGAGATGTCACGAACTTGTCTCCGTCTAGACTCACACGAATGTTGCAGTCTCTACTGGAATGCCAAGTGCAGCCTTTGAAG ACTTTAAGACAATCGTGCTTAA ATACTGCGGAAGCTTGA
- the LOC106316470 gene encoding uncharacterized protein LOC106316470 isoform X4 → MSLILSVFFFCSCYRKLVRKKVVIDKAKNTRGMTLPKLCPSVCKVVVVTREQELVLCRGDVTNLSPSRLTRMLQSLLECQVQPLKVYTAKTLLYTADFKTIVLKYCGSLRKVEETDEP, encoded by the exons ATGTCTCTTATTCTCTCTGTGTTTTTTTTTTGTTCTTGTTACAGGAAGCTTGTTCGTAAAAAAGTGGTCATTGATAAGGCGAA AAATACAAGAGGGATGACTCTGCCAAAACTATGTCCTAGCGTTTGCAAG GTGGTGGTCGTGACTCGTGAGCAAGAGCTGGTGTTGTGCAGAGGAGATGTCACGAACTTGTCTCCGTCTAGACTCACACGAATGTTGCAGTCTCTACTGGAATGCCAAGTGCAGCCTTTGAAG GTTTATACAGCTAAAACATTGCTCTATACGGCAGACTTTAAGACAATCGTGCTTAA ATACTGCGGAAGCTTGAGGAAAGTGGAAGAGACAGATGAACCTTGA
- the LOC106316470 gene encoding uncharacterized protein LOC106316470 isoform X1 has protein sequence MSLILSVFFFCSCYRKLVRKKVVIDKAKNTRGMTLPKLCPSVCKVVVVTREQELVLCRGDVTNLSPSRLTRMLQSLLECQVQPLKLKHCSIRQTLRQSCLSMGVEISYLVLIGSSLKYGCMSSNHCIYQHLFCVLFRYCGSLRKVEETDEP, from the exons ATGTCTCTTATTCTCTCTGTGTTTTTTTTTTGTTCTTGTTACAGGAAGCTTGTTCGTAAAAAAGTGGTCATTGATAAGGCGAA AAATACAAGAGGGATGACTCTGCCAAAACTATGTCCTAGCGTTTGCAAG GTGGTGGTCGTGACTCGTGAGCAAGAGCTGGTGTTGTGCAGAGGAGATGTCACGAACTTGTCTCCGTCTAGACTCACACGAATGTTGCAGTCTCTACTGGAATGCCAAGTGCAGCCTTTGAAG CTAAAACATTGCTCTATACGGCAGACTTTAAGACAATCGTGCTTAAGTATGGGTGTTGAGATAAGTTATCTTGTACTGATTGGTTCCAGTCTTAAGTATGGGTGTATGTCCTCAAATCATTGTATTTACCAACACTTGTTTTGTGTGCTTTTCAGATACTGCGGAAGCTTGAGGAAAGTGGAAGAGACAGATGAACCTTGA
- the LOC106316470 gene encoding uncharacterized protein LOC106316470 isoform X3 has translation MSLILSVFFFCSCYRKLVRKKVVIDKAKNTRGMTLPKLCPSVCKVVVVTREQELVLCRGDVTNLSPSRLTRMLQSLLECQVQPLKLKHCSIRQTLRQSCLSMGVEISYLILRKLEESGRDR, from the exons ATGTCTCTTATTCTCTCTGTGTTTTTTTTTTGTTCTTGTTACAGGAAGCTTGTTCGTAAAAAAGTGGTCATTGATAAGGCGAA AAATACAAGAGGGATGACTCTGCCAAAACTATGTCCTAGCGTTTGCAAG GTGGTGGTCGTGACTCGTGAGCAAGAGCTGGTGTTGTGCAGAGGAGATGTCACGAACTTGTCTCCGTCTAGACTCACACGAATGTTGCAGTCTCTACTGGAATGCCAAGTGCAGCCTTTGAAG CTAAAACATTGCTCTATACGGCAGACTTTAAGACAATCGTGCTTAAGTATGGGTGTTGAGATAAGTTATCTT ATACTGCGGAAGCTTGAGGAAAGTGGAAGAGACAGATGA
- the LOC106316470 gene encoding uncharacterized protein LOC106316470 isoform X5, with translation MSLILSVFFFCSCYRKLVRKKVVIDKAKNTRGMTLPKLCPSVCKVVVVTREQELVLCRGDVTNLSPSRLTRMLQSLLECQVQPLKLKHCSIRQTLRQSCLNTAEA, from the exons ATGTCTCTTATTCTCTCTGTGTTTTTTTTTTGTTCTTGTTACAGGAAGCTTGTTCGTAAAAAAGTGGTCATTGATAAGGCGAA AAATACAAGAGGGATGACTCTGCCAAAACTATGTCCTAGCGTTTGCAAG GTGGTGGTCGTGACTCGTGAGCAAGAGCTGGTGTTGTGCAGAGGAGATGTCACGAACTTGTCTCCGTCTAGACTCACACGAATGTTGCAGTCTCTACTGGAATGCCAAGTGCAGCCTTTGAAG CTAAAACATTGCTCTATACGGCAGACTTTAAGACAATCGTGCTTAA ATACTGCGGAAGCTTGA
- the LOC106316470 gene encoding uncharacterized protein LOC106316470 isoform X7 — protein MSLILSVFFFCSCYRKLVRKKVVIDKAKNTRGMTLPKLCPSVCKVVVVTREQELVLCRGDVTNLSPSRLTRMLQSLLECQVQPLKILRKLEESGRDR, from the exons ATGTCTCTTATTCTCTCTGTGTTTTTTTTTTGTTCTTGTTACAGGAAGCTTGTTCGTAAAAAAGTGGTCATTGATAAGGCGAA AAATACAAGAGGGATGACTCTGCCAAAACTATGTCCTAGCGTTTGCAAG GTGGTGGTCGTGACTCGTGAGCAAGAGCTGGTGTTGTGCAGAGGAGATGTCACGAACTTGTCTCCGTCTAGACTCACACGAATGTTGCAGTCTCTACTGGAATGCCAAGTGCAGCCTTTGAAG ATACTGCGGAAGCTTGAGGAAAGTGGAAGAGACAGATGA
- the LOC106316470 gene encoding uncharacterized protein LOC106316470 isoform X2: protein MSLILSVFFFCSCYRKLVRKKVVIDKAKNTRGMTLPKLCPSVCKVVVVTREQELVLCRGDVTNLSPSRLTRMLQSLLECQVQPLKTLRQSCLSMGVEISYLVLIGSSLKYGCMSSNHCIYQHLFCVLFRYCGSLRKVEETDEP from the exons ATGTCTCTTATTCTCTCTGTGTTTTTTTTTTGTTCTTGTTACAGGAAGCTTGTTCGTAAAAAAGTGGTCATTGATAAGGCGAA AAATACAAGAGGGATGACTCTGCCAAAACTATGTCCTAGCGTTTGCAAG GTGGTGGTCGTGACTCGTGAGCAAGAGCTGGTGTTGTGCAGAGGAGATGTCACGAACTTGTCTCCGTCTAGACTCACACGAATGTTGCAGTCTCTACTGGAATGCCAAGTGCAGCCTTTGAAG ACTTTAAGACAATCGTGCTTAAGTATGGGTGTTGAGATAAGTTATCTTGTACTGATTGGTTCCAGTCTTAAGTATGGGTGTATGTCCTCAAATCATTGTATTTACCAACACTTGTTTTGTGTGCTTTTCAGATACTGCGGAAGCTTGAGGAAAGTGGAAGAGACAGATGAACCTTGA
- the LOC106314802 gene encoding uncharacterized protein LOC106314802: MRDCRPIACCNVLYKVVSKVLANRLKKLLPRIIIANKSAFVKGRLLMENVLLASEVVKDYHKNSIAPRCAMKLDISKAFDSVQWSFLLNSPVAMGFPERFIHWIKLCVTTPSFSVQVNRDLAGYIQSSRGLRQGCSLSPYLFVLCMNVLSYKIDKALREKKFGIYPRCQSLALTHLCFFDDLMVFVEGTKNSVEGVLSVFDEFAGWSGLSISLEKSTIFMVGIAEGERSRILTNFPFAEGKLTVCYLGLPLMTQVMGRQDYLPQGTVFRLPGQCSKEIEKLCSAFLWSRPELKSTGAKVACQDICKTKDKGGLAIWPLKEVNHLKLIWRMFPGDSLWGKWIRTNLLKKKSFWEVSEKTQAGSWIWRKMLKLRYVARPFHMKDVGNGRQISFWFDRWSEFGVMSELLGERGILEMGIRREATLEEALCNQRRKKRHRRPILNDIEKEMSIVKEKLSSEMEDVDLWGWKSGYKNNFSTTETWQQTQEVGSACTWGKSIWFSQASPKFAFMTWIAMHDSNGKKEEFLSQICITSHLVYIVVGKKHAPSWRLSYGVASLD; this comes from the exons ATGAGGGACTGTAGACCCATTGCTTGTTGCAATGTGCTCTATAAAGTAGTCTCAAAAGTTCTTGCCAACCGGTTAAAAAAACTACTTCCCAGGATCATTATTGCAAACAAGTCCGCTTTTGTGAAGGGTAGGCTGCTGATGGAAAATGTGCTTCTGGCTTCAGAAGTAGTTAAGGATTATCACAAGAACTCGATCGCTCCTCGTTGTGCTATGAAACTGGATATTTCTAAAGCTTTTGATTCTGTTCAATGGTCCTTCCTTCTGAACAGTCCAGTGGCTATGGGATTCCCAGAAAGATTTATCCATTGGATCAAGTTATGTGTTACCACTCCCTCCTTCTCGGTCCAAGTCAACAGAGATTTAGCTGGCTATATCCAGAGCTCAAGGGGGCTGCGCCAGGGCTGTTCCCTTTCACCATATCTCTTCGTTCTTTGTATGAACGTTTTGTCATATAAAATTGACAAAGCGTTGAGGGAGAAGAAATTTGGAATCTATCCTCGGTGTCAATCTCTCGCCCTCACCCATCTCTGCTTTTTTGACGACTTGATGGTGTTTGTGGAAGGTACCAAGAACTCTGTAGAAGGAGTGCTCTCAGTATTTGATGAATTTGCAGGGTGGTCGGGTCTTTCTATCAGCCTAGAGAAATCAACTATCTTTATGGTTGGGATTGCTGAAGGTGAGAGAAGTAGAATTCTCACAAACTTCCCGTTTGCTGAGGGTAAGCTTACAGTCTGTTACTTGGGATTACCTCTGATGACTCAGGTTATGGGTAGACAAGATTATTTGCCACAG GGCACTGTCTTTCGACTTCCAGGTCAATGTTCAAAAGAGATTGAGAAACTCTGCTCCGCTTTCTTGTGGTCTAGGCCAGAGCTTAAGTCTACTGGTGCTAAGGTTGCGTGTCAGGACATCTGTAAAACAAAAGACAAGGGTGGGCTGGCGATTTGGCCGTTGAAAGAAGTTAACCATCTAAAGCTTATCTGGAGAATGTTTCCTGGAGACTCTCTTTGGGGTAAGTGGATTAGAACTAATCTTCTCAAAAAGAAAAGCTTCTGGGAAGTTAGTGAGAAAACGCAAGCAGGCTCTTGGATATGGAGGAAAATGCTCAAGTTGAGATATGTAGCCAGGCCATTTCATATGAAGGATGTGGGAAATGGGAGACAGATCTCCTTCTGGTTCGATCGGTGGTCTGAGTTTGGGGTGATGTCTGAGTTACTTGGTGAGAGAGGTATACTTGAAATGGGTATCCGAAGGGAAGCTACTTTGGAGGAAGCTCTCTGCAATCAAAGGAGGAAGAAAAGACACAGACGGCCTATCTTAAATGACATTGAAAAGGAGATGAGTATTGTTAAAGAAAAGCTGAGTTCTGAAATGGAGGATGTGGATTTGTGGGGATGGAAGTCGGGTTACAAAAACAACTTTTCAACCACTGAGACATGGCAGCAGACACAAGAAGTAGGGTCGGCTTGTACCTGGGGGAAGAGTATCTGGTTCTCTCAGGCTTCACCAAAGTTTGCCTTCATGACTTGGATTGCAATGCATGACAG CAATGGAAAAAAGGAAGAGTTTCTGTCTCAGATATGCATTACAAGTCACCTTGTATACATTGTGGTGGGAAAGAAACACGCGCCGTCATGGAGACTCTCTTATGGCGTCGCAAGCCTTGACTAA
- the LOC106314803 gene encoding probable DNA-directed RNA polymerase subunit delta: MAKQHSEIKLEAEIFFSGILNQVPESYLGVSVEELRNLLDFECSLEDCKGLEVVVSAEEIKNVPVVVEEEIHNEEEIHNGEDIQNEEETDGGNRVNEEAVAESDSSSSVEGDDCEENELFEVEVGEANLSSDHFEAAAQEDGDDLYDANDDSGDDIWDEDHIPDPLFNDDRDVEEECRKFNYGPDDIVALRKTFNTAKEFKYAVLKYSLKTQ; the protein is encoded by the exons ATGGCCAAACAGCATTCTGAGATAAAACTAGAGGCTGAGATTTTTTTTTCTGGGATCCTTAATCAAGTTCCGGAGAGCTATCTGGGTGTGTCTGTGGAGGAGTTAAGGAACCTGCTGGATTTTGAATGCTCCTTGGAGGACTGCAAAGGGTTGGAGGTTGTTGTTTCTGCTGAGGAGATTAAGAATGT GCCTGTTGTTGTTGAAGAAGAAATACATAATGAAGAAGAGATACATAATGGAGAAGATATACAGAATGAAGAAGAAACTGATGGTGGAAACCGTGTGAATGAAGAAGCAGTTGCAGAGTCGGATTCTTCTTCATCTGTTGAGGGAGATGACTGTGAG GAGAATGAGTTATTCGAAGTAGAGGTTGGAGAGGCTAACTTGTCTTCTGATCACTTTGAAGCTGCAGCACAAGAAGATGGAGATGACTTGTATGATGCTAACGATGACAGTGGTGATGATATTTGGGACGAAGATCACATTCCGGATCCTTTATTCAATGATGATCGTGATGTGGAAGAAGAATGTAGGAAATTCAACTACGGGCCTGATGACATTGTTGCGCTACGAAAGACTTTTAACACTGCTAAGGAGTTCAAGTATGCTGTTCTCAAGTACTCTTTGAAGACACAATAA